The following coding sequences are from one Deltaproteobacteria bacterium window:
- a CDS encoding DUF1311 domain-containing protein, translated as MLSRLVLVSACMFLLPLTAVADDKAAAAQAAPKADRELNLVYQQLITRLENLDPTRKKALVDAELAWIKFRDLECTFQGSATGGSTPDRLLYDRYLATLTTERARELRETLAKTAGE; from the coding sequence ATGTTGTCCCGACTTGTCCTGGTCTCCGCCTGCATGTTCCTGCTGCCGCTGACGGCCGTGGCCGACGACAAGGCCGCCGCTGCACAGGCGGCCCCAAAGGCGGACCGTGAGCTGAACCTCGTCTATCAACAGCTCATCACCCGCTTGGAGAACCTGGATCCGACCCGAAAGAAGGCGCTCGTAGACGCCGAGCTCGCCTGGATCAAGTTCCGGGATCTCGAATGCACGTTTCAGGGCAGCGCCACGGGTGGCTCGACACCTGACCGCCTGCTCTACGACCGCTACCTGGCGACGTTGACCACGGAGCGGGCCCGCGAGTTGCGCGAGACATTGGCGAAAACCGCCGGAGAGTGA